ATCGTACAATCGTTGGCCACGGGAAGACTTCCGTGAAAGGCAGCAAAGGGATGCAGGGAATCGTGCGGAATGGCGGTCACGTCTCTTGCTACGATGACCCGTGTTGCGCAGTTTGCAAGGATTGGTCAAAAAAAGAGGAGTCTTGAAGAATTATGGGTGTGCCGATCAGCCAGATGTGGACAGTGGCAAGTTACGTGGTCAAGCAAAGGCTCCAGGGAAAGACGCGGTATCCGCTGGTTTTGATGCTCGAGCCGTTGTTCCGGTGCAACCTCGCCTGCGCCGGATGCGGCAAGATCCAGTACCCGGCTCACGTCCTAAAACGGCAGCTCACGGTCAAGGAATGCGTCGACGCGGTCGACGAATGCGGCACACCGATGGTCAGCATTCCCGGGGGGGAGCCGCTCCTCCATCCCGACATCAAGGAGATTGTCGAGGCCCTCGTCGCGCGAAAAAAGTACATCTACCTTTGCACCAACGCCCTTCTGTTGAAGGAAAAACTCGAGGCGGGGACCTTCCGTCCCAGCAAGTACCTGACCTTCAGCGTCCACATGGACGGGCAGGAGGAGAACCACGATTTCGCCGTGTGCCGCGAAGGCACATACAAGAAAGCCGTCGATGGGATTCGCCTCGCGGTGCGCATGGGTTTCCGCGTCACCACCAACACGACGCTCTTCGAAGGCTCGGATCCGAATTCGGTGCGCGCCTTCTTTGATGAGATGATGGACCTGGGCGTCGAAGGCATGATGATCAGCCCCGGGTACGCCTACGACAAGGCGCCCGACCAGTCCAGCTTCCTGAAGCGCCAGGAGACCAATGAACTCTTCCAGATGATTCTCTCAAATCGCAAAAAGGGATGGAAGTTCAATCAGAGTCCATTGTTCCTGGAGTTCCTCATGGGCAAGCGCACCTATGAGTGCACGCCCTGGGGCATGCCCGCCTACAACGTGTTCGGATGGCAGAAACCCTGCTATCTGCTGCAGGAGGGCTACGCCGACACCTTTGAGGAGTTGATCGACGAGACCGACTGGGCGAACTACGGACATCAGAGCGGCAACGCCAAGTGCGCCAATTGCATGGTGCACAGCGGATATGAGGCAAGCGCTGTGGATCACACCTTCTCGGGATTCCGGGGCATCTGGGGAAATGTCAAGGCGATTCTTTTCAATCGCTACGCCAATCCGGGTGCCGCCAACCGCCTTGAAATCGAGAAGTCGAAGCCGCACGGTCCGATGAAGCATCTGGTGCAGCTTGGATTTGCGCAGGACATCCATCGCGGCGCGGCCTGACGCGAGGTGGTGGGCGGACCCCCCGCGGTCAAATGTCCTTGAAGGATCGCGGTTCAACTTCTTGACGCGAGGTGTGTCGCTCGGCATCGGCGTTCTTCACGTGGTCGATGAATTGCTTCACTTTGGTGAAGTCCTTCACGCCGCGGGTTCCTTCCACACCGCTGCTGACATCGACGGCCCACGGGCGGACCCGGTGAATGGCTTCCTGGATATTTTCAGGAGCAAGTCCGCCGGCAAGGATGAGCGGCAAGTCGCGGGTCCAGGCCGGACTCGGGCGGGTCCAATTCCAATCCCGTCCGGCGCCGGCGTCTGGAGCATCGACCAGCAGGGCGGAGATTCGCGGGCTTGGGCACGTGGTCATGCGGTTGACCGCTTCGAGCGCGCAACCCAGGATTCGTTTCCGGTCCATGCCGCCCCCGGACTCGTAGACCTGAATCGATCCCGTCCACGTCGCCAGGTCGGCGTCGGAGAGATCGCTCCAGCTGCGCAGGACGAGCACAGCCGCAAGGTCCTTGGGCAGTTGGTCGGCGATGGTGCAGGCTTGCTCGAAATCGATGTGCCTCGGCGAGTTCGCGGTCACCACAAATCCAACGGCGTCCGCCCCCAATTCGGCGGCGCGCAGGGCGTCCTCCACGGTTCGCAGACCGCAAATTTTCACCAAGGTTTTGACTTTGCCGTTTCGGTTTGGCATCCAAATAGACTACGATGTTCCATCCTGAGAAAGACCCATGAGCATTGCCACACCATCCACACCGATCTTCGACAAAGGACTGGGAAACACCGTCGCTGCCGAAACGCAGATGTCCTTCATCGACGGCGGCCGCGGCATCCTTGAATACGTGGGCATCGACATCGATGCCCTCGCACGCAACAGCACCTTCGAGGAGACCGTGTTTCTGCTCTGGAACCGTCGCCTTCCCACCCGGGCCGAATTGACCGCATTCGGCGAGCAACTGCGTGCGGAGTACGCCCTGCCCGGGACGCTCATTCAGCTGATCGAAGCGATGCCGCGGGAAGCCGCGCCGATGCATGTACTTCGCACCATGGTCAGCGCGCTCTCCCTGTTCGACTCGGAGGTGGACGACGACAGCGCGGAGGCCAACACCCGCAAGGCCGTTCGCCTGCTGGCCAGGACGCCGGCCATCATCGCGGGCTTCGATCGTCACCGCAAAGGCAAGCCCATCGTCGCGGCCGATTCGTCGCTCACGATGGCGGAGAACTTCCTCTACATGCTCAATGGCACGAAGTCCACCGCGGCCATGGCCAAGGCACTGGATGTCTGCTTGATTCTGCACGCGGACCACGGACTGAATGCCAGTACTTTTGCGGCGAGGGTCACGATCTCAACTCTCAGCGACCTCTATTCCGCGATCGTGACCGCCATCGGCACCCTCAAGGGACCCCTCCATGGCGGCGCCAACGAGGAAGTCATGATCATGCTCAATGAAATCGGCACGATTGACCGGGTCGACGCCTACATCGCGGACAAACTTCGCAACCGCGACCGGATCATGGGGTTCGGGCACCGCGTCTACAAGGCGATCGATCCGCGGGCAACCTATCTGAAGACGTTCGCCAGGCAGGTTGCGGCCGACACCGGCAATCTCAATCTGTACGAGATGAGCCATCGCATCGAGGAGATCATGGCCCGGGAAGTGGCCGCGAAGGGCATCTATCCCAATGTGGATTTCTATTCGGCGACGACCTATCACTCCATCGGCATCGATCTCGATCTCTTCACCTGCATGTTCGCCATGAGCCGCATCGCCGGGTGGGCGGGGCATTGCATCGAACAACTCGACGGCAACCGATTGATCCGTCCCAACGCCGCCTATGTGGGGCCGCATCAGCAGCCTTACATCGCCATGAACGACCGCTGAAATCTGCCCCAAGGCACCGGCGTTTCGAATCGACCATCACACCGAGATGACCTCACCCTCCCTGAGGGGCGAGATCGTCGTCGACCGTGGGTCGAAGTCGTCGGTCATGTGCATCAGGCGCATCTTGCTGCGAATTTTCTCGGGCAGCGAATTGAGCAACTCGATCGGTGTGTGAGTCGGCGGGGGGCTGGTTTCGTGGATGATCAGATTGGCGTCCTTCACCAGCCATTCGATCAGGGAGGGGTCGAACGGCGTGTCCGAGCTCCAGGCAATGACTTTCCCCTCCGCCCGGAACTTGAGGGAACTCGTCGGAATGGGATGCTGTGTGCCGCGGCAGGTGACTTCCATTCCACCGATGATGCTCTCGCGGTCGGGATTCAGGTAATGAATTTTAAAGTAGTCAGAGAGTTTGGCGGCGCCGGACTGGTCCATCGCGGGAGCGAGCCGCTCCCACAGCCGATCGGCCACCGGGCGCCACAGGTGAAGTCTGGGAAGCGGGGAGCCGGTTTCCCGGTGATGGAGCCAGCGGAGGAATCCCAGGCTCTCGAGACCGTTGCAATGGTCGCCGTGCAGGTGCGTCACGATGAGGTCGGTGATGGCCAGCTGATCAATCTTCCAGCCCGAGAGTTTCTCGGCGTGCCGCAGCGCCATCGGCAGCGAATCGGGGCAGTCGACCATGACCTGACCCGTCGGGCCCTTGATGATCGCGGAACAACCGAAGCGTTCCGCCGAAAATGCGTTGCCGGTGCCGATCATGAGCAATTGCATTTTGAAATCCTAACAAATCACGATGGCCATGCTTTCCACGCTATTCTTTGCCCCCATGGCGAAGGGCTATGCATGTTTGATAGCGGGCATCTGCTTGCTCGCGACAACCCGCGCATGGGCTCAAAACGTCAATGCCATCGCCAACAACATTCAGCGCCAACTGGACTCGGAGGATGCCCAGTACCGGCAGGGCTATTTTCGTGAAACCCCGATTTCGGAGCGATTGCTTTTGGACGCCGGCGGGACGTTTCGCTACGCCTACAACATGATCCAGAATTCGCAAAGTCAGAGCCAATATCTGACCACGCCGGATCTTCGGCTGTTTCTCCGCGCAGAGCTCGATGGAACGTTCCGTTTTTTCGGACGATTGCGGTTCCTGTACAACATGTGGGACGCCAACGGAGCCCGCGATCTTCGGCCCGATTCGGTGGAACAGGGATGGCAGGATCCCATTGGTGAAATCTATTGGGCCGAGTTCGACATGGCCGGACTGGCTCGCTCCCAAAGCGGGAACGTGAATGAGGATTTCAATCTCATCGTCAAGGGCGGCCGCAACTACATCATCTGGGGTCAGGGCCTCGTTCTTTCAAACTACATGTACGCCTTGAAGGCGGAGATGACGATCGGCGATCTTGGCTTGGAGGGGATGGCGGCCTTGACGGCCAACGGCCAAGACACGGTTGATTGGGATACTTCACGGCCGGGCTACGACTCCGACACGGCGCGTCTGTACTCCGGCTTGAAAATTGACTGGAACGGCATCCCGGGACACAAGCCCTATCTCTTCGGCATTTGGCAGACGGACAACAATGGAGGACAGACCAATGTCCTTGGCACACCGGCCTTCCCAATTCCCACGACCTTCGACTACAACAGCGGCTATGTCGGTGGCGGAAGCACCGGGAGCATTGGGCCCGATCTGGTCTACCGCACGGAAGTGGCGTGGGAGTTCGGATCGACCCTGACCGACTCGCTGGATCCGACCAGTCCGACGCTGGCTCGGCCGCAGTTCGAGACGCCGATCAGCGCCTTCGCAGGGCTGGCGGGCCTCACCTACCTCATGCGTGACCAAGGCGACACACGCTTCGATCTATCGGTGCTTGCCGGAAGCGGAGATCCGAACCGATTGGACAGTGCCACAACCTTTGGCGGCATCGCCCCCGGAAACACGGATCATTCCTTCAATTCACTCGGCTATGTCAACACCGGATTCACCCTGGCGCCCGATCCCGCCAATTTGCTTTGTCCTTCCGCGGGACTGAGCACCAACTTGCTTCCTTCGGTTTCCTGGGCACGGGATTTGCGATTGGGATTGACGGGGTATCTCTTCATGAAAATCGACAATCAGGCGCCCATCAACATCCTCACCCGGCCGGGGGGTTCCAATCTGATTGGCGGCGAGATCGACACCACGCTTGATTGGCGCTTGACCAGCGACATCAATTTCAACATTCGCTATGGCATCTTCATGCCCAACACCACCGTGTTCTTTGACAACCAAAGCGCCATTCGCCAGTTTTTCTATGTGGGGGTGACCTTTGCATTTTAAAGCGCTGGCCTGGATCGCTACCGTGTTGCTGCTCTGCGCATGTCAACCCTACCTCCTGAAGTCGTCTGCCGTCGACCAGTTCCCCGGCTCTCAGCAGGAGATCGAATTTCTCGATGTCCTGGAGGACATGCCTGCGGTCACCAACAACGACGCGCTGCATAGTTTCCTCATTCTTCAGGATGGCACCGACGCCTCGAAGGACTATCAGGATCGCGTGGCGGAAGGCATACGCAGGAAGTGGCTTTCCGAATCCTTCAAGGGCCAGGCGAATCAAGCAGCC
This portion of the Planctomycetota bacterium genome encodes:
- a CDS encoding phosphoribosylanthranilate isomerase, which codes for MPNRNGKVKTLVKICGLRTVEDALRAAELGADAVGFVVTANSPRHIDFEQACTIADQLPKDLAAVLVLRSWSDLSDADLATWTGSIQVYESGGGMDRKRILGCALEAVNRMTTCPSPRISALLVDAPDAGAGRDWNWTRPSPAWTRDLPLILAGGLAPENIQEAIHRVRPWAVDVSSGVEGTRGVKDFTKVKQFIDHVKNADAERHTSRQEVEPRSFKDI
- a CDS encoding MBL fold metallo-hydrolase is translated as MQLLMIGTGNAFSAERFGCSAIIKGPTGQVMVDCPDSLPMALRHAEKLSGWKIDQLAITDLIVTHLHGDHCNGLESLGFLRWLHHRETGSPLPRLHLWRPVADRLWERLAPAMDQSGAAKLSDYFKIHYLNPDRESIIGGMEVTCRGTQHPIPTSSLKFRAEGKVIAWSSDTPFDPSLIEWLVKDANLIIHETSPPPTHTPIELLNSLPEKIRSKMRLMHMTDDFDPRSTTISPLREGEVISV
- a CDS encoding citrate synthase (catalyzes the formation of citrate from acetyl-CoA and oxaloacetate), producing MSIATPSTPIFDKGLGNTVAAETQMSFIDGGRGILEYVGIDIDALARNSTFEETVFLLWNRRLPTRAELTAFGEQLRAEYALPGTLIQLIEAMPREAAPMHVLRTMVSALSLFDSEVDDDSAEANTRKAVRLLARTPAIIAGFDRHRKGKPIVAADSSLTMAENFLYMLNGTKSTAAMAKALDVCLILHADHGLNASTFAARVTISTLSDLYSAIVTAIGTLKGPLHGGANEEVMIMLNEIGTIDRVDAYIADKLRNRDRIMGFGHRVYKAIDPRATYLKTFARQVAADTGNLNLYEMSHRIEEIMAREVAAKGIYPNVDFYSATTYHSIGIDLDLFTCMFAMSRIAGWAGHCIEQLDGNRLIRPNAAYVGPHQQPYIAMNDR
- a CDS encoding alginate export family protein gives rise to the protein MAKGYACLIAGICLLATTRAWAQNVNAIANNIQRQLDSEDAQYRQGYFRETPISERLLLDAGGTFRYAYNMIQNSQSQSQYLTTPDLRLFLRAELDGTFRFFGRLRFLYNMWDANGARDLRPDSVEQGWQDPIGEIYWAEFDMAGLARSQSGNVNEDFNLIVKGGRNYIIWGQGLVLSNYMYALKAEMTIGDLGLEGMAALTANGQDTVDWDTSRPGYDSDTARLYSGLKIDWNGIPGHKPYLFGIWQTDNNGGQTNVLGTPAFPIPTTFDYNSGYVGGGSTGSIGPDLVYRTEVAWEFGSTLTDSLDPTSPTLARPQFETPISAFAGLAGLTYLMRDQGDTRFDLSVLAGSGDPNRLDSATTFGGIAPGNTDHSFNSLGYVNTGFTLAPDPANLLCPSAGLSTNLLPSVSWARDLRLGLTGYLFMKIDNQAPINILTRPGGSNLIGGEIDTTLDWRLTSDINFNIRYGIFMPNTTVFFDNQSAIRQFFYVGVTFAF
- the hpnH gene encoding adenosyl-hopene transferase HpnH; the encoded protein is MGVPISQMWTVASYVVKQRLQGKTRYPLVLMLEPLFRCNLACAGCGKIQYPAHVLKRQLTVKECVDAVDECGTPMVSIPGGEPLLHPDIKEIVEALVARKKYIYLCTNALLLKEKLEAGTFRPSKYLTFSVHMDGQEENHDFAVCREGTYKKAVDGIRLAVRMGFRVTTNTTLFEGSDPNSVRAFFDEMMDLGVEGMMISPGYAYDKAPDQSSFLKRQETNELFQMILSNRKKGWKFNQSPLFLEFLMGKRTYECTPWGMPAYNVFGWQKPCYLLQEGYADTFEELIDETDWANYGHQSGNAKCANCMVHSGYEASAVDHTFSGFRGIWGNVKAILFNRYANPGAANRLEIEKSKPHGPMKHLVQLGFAQDIHRGAA